In the Dehalococcoidia bacterium genome, one interval contains:
- the tatA gene encoding twin-arginine translocase TatA/TatE family subunit yields the protein MVGAAGPFGLGAPELLIILVVVLLLFGATRLADIGGGLGRGIKEFRKNIRDEEQEEAAHPPAAPAATSAATAERLVDTPQAVSALKCPNCGGLNAMGARYCSNCGASIATPVS from the coding sequence ATGGTAGGCGCAGCCGGACCGTTTGGCCTTGGGGCCCCGGAGCTCCTGATTATCCTGGTCGTGGTACTGCTGCTCTTCGGCGCCACCCGGCTCGCCGACATCGGCGGCGGCCTTGGCCGCGGCATCAAGGAGTTTCGCAAGAACATCAGGGACGAAGAGCAAGAGGAAGCGGCTCATCCGCCTGCCGCCCCCGCGGCAACTTCAGCCGCGACCGCTGAGCGCCTGGTCGACACGCCGCAGGCCGTCTCGGCGCTGAAGTGCCCTAACTGCGGCGGATTGAACGCCATGGGCGCCCGGTACTGCAGCAACTGCGGCGCAAGTATCGCGACGCCGGTGTCATAG
- a CDS encoding class I SAM-dependent methyltransferase, producing the protein MELDGGWTAFARRYIEMQDRGDPARTLLLDPVMLRLSGDVAGKRVLDLGCGEGRFCRMLAARGAATVGLDLIREMVATARQRSPSGQAYVQASAEKLPFRDATFDLFVSYITLVDIPDYRAAIAEAARCLRPGGYFLVANLSFVTAIPDSLEYKQITGWVRDEVGNRLYRAVDAYIVERPLVFEWNGMKIRNWHRPLSGYMTAFLQSGLVLRDFLEPAPTDDSLRDDPRFEDWYRVPEFLVMRWQKPGGQN; encoded by the coding sequence ATGGAACTCGACGGTGGCTGGACGGCGTTCGCCCGCCGCTACATCGAGATGCAGGACCGCGGCGACCCGGCCCGCACCCTGCTGCTGGACCCCGTGATGCTCCGTCTCAGCGGCGACGTCGCCGGCAAGCGCGTCCTCGACCTCGGCTGCGGCGAGGGCCGCTTCTGCCGCATGCTCGCAGCCCGCGGCGCCGCGACCGTAGGCCTCGACCTCATCCGCGAGATGGTGGCGACCGCCCGTCAGCGCAGCCCGTCAGGCCAGGCCTACGTACAGGCATCCGCCGAAAAGCTCCCTTTCCGCGACGCCACGTTCGACCTCTTCGTCAGTTACATCACGCTCGTCGACATACCGGACTATCGCGCCGCCATCGCTGAGGCCGCGCGCTGCCTACGCCCTGGCGGCTACTTTCTCGTCGCCAACCTCAGCTTCGTCACCGCGATCCCGGACTCGCTCGAGTACAAACAGATCACCGGCTGGGTCCGCGACGAAGTCGGCAACCGTCTGTACCGCGCCGTCGACGCCTACATCGTCGAAAGGCCGCTTGTCTTCGAATGGAACGGCATGAAGATCAGGAACTGGCACCGGCCCCTCAGCGGCTACATGACGGCCTTCCTCCAGAGCGGTCTCGTGCTGCGCGACTTTCTCGAGCCTGCGCCAACTGATGACAGCCTCCGGGATGACCCGCGGTTCGAAGACTGGTACCGCGTGCCCGAATTCTTGGTCATGCGCTGGCAGAAGCCGGGCGGCCAAAATTGA
- a CDS encoding CoA ester lyase yields the protein MLLMRTLLFVPANRENMVERAHGAAADVIVLDLEDSVPPAEKENAREIARKAVSSLKAAGKTVHVRVNHLETGLTRDDILTTLGPDLAGIAFPKAEGAQHIRDLDVIMREAETRSGVRPGTVVLIPSIESAKGVLRCEEIALASTRLAGISLGAYDFTADLGVARRPDGRELEYARRVIVHCCAAYGLQALDTPYGDFRDEPGLIAETEYVKSIGFKGKYLIHPAQIEPVNRIFRPSDEEVEHARKVAAAFDEAVARGHASVQVDGRMVDTPVAKRAKDLIAFAEEIARREQAQT from the coding sequence ATGCTCTTGATGCGAACCCTGCTGTTCGTACCCGCGAACCGCGAGAACATGGTCGAACGCGCTCACGGCGCGGCCGCCGACGTCATCGTCCTGGACCTCGAGGACTCCGTGCCACCCGCCGAGAAGGAGAACGCCCGCGAGATCGCTCGCAAGGCGGTCTCCTCGCTCAAGGCCGCCGGTAAGACAGTGCATGTGCGGGTCAACCACCTCGAGACCGGCCTGACACGCGACGACATCCTCACGACCCTCGGGCCGGACCTGGCCGGCATCGCCTTTCCGAAGGCAGAGGGCGCCCAGCACATCCGCGACCTGGACGTGATCATGCGTGAGGCCGAGACGAGGAGTGGCGTGCGACCGGGCACGGTGGTGCTGATCCCGAGTATCGAGTCGGCGAAGGGAGTGCTCCGTTGCGAGGAGATCGCGCTCGCTTCGACGCGGCTCGCCGGCATCTCCCTCGGCGCGTACGACTTCACCGCCGACCTCGGGGTTGCCCGCCGGCCGGACGGGCGCGAGCTCGAATACGCCCGGCGTGTCATCGTCCACTGCTGCGCCGCTTACGGCCTGCAGGCGCTCGACACCCCCTACGGTGACTTCCGGGACGAGCCCGGCCTGATCGCCGAGACAGAGTACGTCAAGTCGATTGGCTTCAAAGGCAAGTACCTGATCCACCCGGCGCAGATCGAGCCGGTGAACCGCATCTTCCGCCCCAGCGACGAGGAGGTCGAGCACGCCCGCAAGGTCGCCGCCGCTTTCGACGAAGCGGTGGCGCGGGGGCACGCATCCGTCCAGGTAGACGGGCGCATGGTGGACACGCCGGTCGCGAAGCGGGCGAAGGACCTCATTGCCTTTGCCGAAGAGATAGCGCGGCGAGAGCAGGCGCAGACCTAG
- a CDS encoding thioesterase family protein, with product MSYRFSALYQTRHTDTFGGTEFVHMGVLFALTELALVDYDGAIGVAAEGGVLRFNLRSEARFLSPLRWREGARVQMRCSRLRGSRISFECLVSSATSGKPVAEIVHDYAYVDPATGRSQAPSNLDAIRAAILAYEAPDSVEE from the coding sequence ATGTCCTACCGTTTCTCCGCCCTCTACCAGACCCGCCACACGGATACCTTTGGCGGCACGGAGTTCGTGCACATGGGCGTGCTCTTCGCGCTCACCGAGCTGGCTCTCGTCGACTACGACGGGGCGATCGGTGTCGCTGCCGAGGGCGGTGTGCTGCGCTTCAACCTGCGCAGCGAGGCGCGCTTCCTCTCGCCCCTGCGCTGGCGCGAGGGCGCGCGCGTACAGATGCGCTGTTCGCGGCTGCGCGGCAGCCGCATCAGCTTCGAGTGCCTGGTCAGCAGCGCCACCAGCGGCAAACCCGTCGCCGAGATCGTGCATGACTACGCCTACGTCGACCCGGCCACCGGCCGCTCGCAGGCACCATCGAACCTGGACGCCATTCGCGCGGCGATCCTCGCCTACGAGGCCCCGGACTCCGTGGAGGAGTGA
- a CDS encoding class I SAM-dependent methyltransferase translates to MLDIGAGDGRWAYEQARRDPGSLYIALDPDAEALKEYAFRAARKPARGGAANALFVVGSVEAPPPELLACADELRVNFPWAALLRGLLLADRATLRGLSSLGKPGARFELVLTYDPAHDHGAGLDASVPPLDAGVFARLAEPYAASGLRIEECRPLGRDEALAIPSTWGRRLLHGRERSVFQLSGHVVGASDS, encoded by the coding sequence CATCGGCGCTGGCGATGGCCGCTGGGCCTACGAGCAGGCCAGGCGCGACCCGGGTTCGCTCTACATTGCCCTTGACCCTGATGCCGAGGCCCTGAAGGAGTACGCCTTTCGCGCCGCCCGCAAGCCGGCGCGGGGTGGCGCGGCGAACGCGCTGTTCGTGGTCGGCTCCGTGGAGGCCCCGCCGCCGGAGTTGCTGGCCTGTGCCGACGAACTGCGGGTCAACTTCCCCTGGGCCGCCCTGCTGCGCGGCCTCTTGCTGGCCGACCGTGCCACGCTTCGGGGGCTCTCGTCGCTGGGGAAGCCGGGCGCGCGCTTCGAGCTCGTCCTGACCTACGACCCGGCGCACGACCATGGCGCCGGCCTCGATGCCTCGGTCCCGCCCCTCGACGCCGGCGTCTTCGCGCGACTGGCCGAGCCCTACGCCGCCTCTGGACTGCGCATCGAAGAGTGCCGGCCCCTGGGACGGGACGAAGCCCTCGCCATCCCCTCCACCTGGGGCCGCCGTCTCCTCCACGGGCGGGAGCGCAGCGTCTTCCAGCTCAGCGGCCACGTGGTCGGTGCGTCAGACAGTTAG